The following proteins come from a genomic window of Streptomyces sp. NBC_00539:
- a CDS encoding endonuclease/exonuclease/phosphatase family protein, producing the protein MAQAYMTETGNGGGSEPGPSGSGLRRRLAEWRRDRGIWRRGIVTAALAALVSLVTIFHAELPNDVGNLGSLTETFLPWLGLAVPLLLVAAVIRKSATALISIALTAAVWVNLFGGLVTDKSGTGGDLTVATHNVDAANPDPRRTAESVAKAGADVLALTELKAGAVPAYEKALEPTYKYHAVEGTVGVWSKYPLTSSRPVDIKMGWTRAMRVTVKTPSGDVAAFVAHLPSVRVKLNAGFTANQRDNSADALGAALAAEPLKRVVLLGDLNGTVNDRSLSEITSQMRSTQGAAGDGFGFTWPARFPMARIDQILVRGVTPKASWTLPRTGSDHLPVAARVTLTP; encoded by the coding sequence ATGGCACAGGCGTACATGACGGAGACGGGGAACGGCGGCGGCTCGGAGCCGGGGCCCTCCGGATCCGGCCTGCGGCGCCGACTCGCCGAATGGCGCAGGGACCGGGGCATCTGGCGGCGCGGGATCGTGACGGCGGCCCTGGCCGCGCTCGTCTCGCTGGTGACGATCTTCCATGCCGAGCTGCCGAACGACGTCGGCAACCTCGGCAGCCTCACCGAGACCTTCCTGCCCTGGCTCGGGCTGGCCGTGCCGCTGCTGCTCGTCGCGGCCGTGATCCGGAAGTCGGCGACCGCGCTGATCTCGATAGCGCTGACCGCCGCCGTCTGGGTGAACCTCTTCGGCGGCCTGGTCACCGACAAGTCCGGGACCGGCGGCGACCTGACGGTCGCCACCCACAACGTGGACGCCGCCAACCCGGACCCGCGCCGCACCGCCGAGTCGGTCGCGAAGGCCGGGGCCGACGTGCTGGCCCTGACGGAGCTCAAGGCGGGCGCCGTCCCGGCCTACGAGAAGGCGCTGGAGCCCACGTACAAGTACCACGCCGTCGAGGGGACGGTCGGCGTGTGGAGCAAGTACCCGCTCACCTCCAGCCGGCCCGTCGACATCAAGATGGGCTGGACGCGGGCGATGCGCGTCACCGTGAAGACCCCGTCCGGGGACGTGGCCGCCTTCGTCGCCCACCTGCCGTCCGTCCGGGTCAAGCTGAACGCCGGGTTCACCGCGAACCAGCGCGACAACAGCGCCGACGCGCTGGGCGCCGCGCTCGCCGCGGAACCGCTCAAGCGGGTCGTGCTCCTCGGCGACCTCAACGGCACCGTCAACGACCGGTCGCTGTCCGAGATCACCTCGCAGATGCGCTCCACCCAGGGCGCGGCGGGCGACGGGTTCGGGTTCACCTGGCCGGCCCGGTTCCCGATGGCCCGCATCGACCAGATCCTGGTCCGGGGCGTCACCCCGAAGGCCTCCTGGACCCTGCCGCGCACCGGCAGCGACCACCTGCCCGTCGCGGCGCGGGTCACGCTCACGCCGTAG
- a CDS encoding DUF4190 domain-containing protein gives MSTPPNPPSSSPSDPPTGPSGNPIPEDAAPPAPQPAPEDAPAPAPSPLSLDKTPSEDAAPPAEPLSLTKETQPAPEDAAPQAAPDVPKPAAAPLSLTKEPQPAPQPAPGDAAPTAPQPAPEDAVPQGGPGAAHFAPLTPPPAAPQATPPGAAPYGWPGRPGPGAYPGQPGPGAYTGQPGPGPYPGTGAGPGQPGFPGYPGYPGYPGYPGHPAAPANNMAIAALVLGLLAIAFGVIPFVFWVGALLGLTGAGIGIAAIVSASRGAPRKTMAVIGTILGVLGLVSSVGGFYLSVAVVHKAEDAADRRLDRDWDLPDDPADPDYPDYPDYPSKPTAPDHGQGFDSAVPFGSTVSYANGLRVSLSTPEKYVTKRKYIEVGNAVRIDIKITNSSDKPVNVIYAVPSVHDAQGHRAKLVFDVDTPKMITGTIQPGATATGTAAYEVPEGTAYVTAEVSPVIPAPAARFSGPIS, from the coding sequence ATGAGTACGCCCCCGAACCCGCCGAGCAGCAGCCCGAGCGACCCGCCGACGGGGCCTTCGGGGAACCCCATACCCGAGGACGCCGCCCCACCGGCCCCCCAGCCCGCGCCCGAGGACGCGCCGGCCCCGGCGCCGTCGCCGCTGTCCCTGGACAAAACCCCGTCCGAGGACGCGGCACCCCCCGCCGAGCCGCTGTCCCTGACCAAGGAAACGCAGCCGGCCCCCGAGGACGCCGCACCGCAGGCCGCGCCCGACGTGCCGAAGCCGGCCGCGGCACCGCTGTCCCTGACCAAGGAACCGCAGCCGGCCCCCCAGCCGGCCCCCGGAGACGCCGCACCGACGGCCCCGCAGCCCGCGCCCGAAGACGCCGTACCGCAGGGCGGGCCCGGCGCCGCCCACTTCGCGCCGCTCACCCCGCCTCCCGCCGCGCCGCAGGCGACACCGCCCGGGGCCGCGCCGTACGGCTGGCCGGGCCGGCCCGGCCCCGGCGCATACCCCGGCCAGCCCGGCCCCGGCGCGTACACGGGCCAGCCCGGGCCGGGCCCGTACCCCGGTACCGGCGCCGGACCCGGCCAGCCCGGCTTCCCCGGGTACCCGGGTTACCCCGGCTACCCCGGCTATCCCGGCCACCCCGCCGCGCCCGCCAACAACATGGCCATCGCCGCCCTCGTGCTCGGGCTGCTCGCGATCGCCTTCGGTGTCATCCCGTTCGTCTTCTGGGTCGGCGCCCTCCTCGGCCTGACCGGCGCCGGCATAGGCATCGCCGCCATCGTCAGCGCCTCCCGCGGCGCCCCCCGCAAGACGATGGCCGTGATCGGCACGATCCTCGGCGTCCTCGGCCTCGTCTCCTCCGTCGGCGGCTTCTACCTCAGCGTCGCCGTCGTCCACAAGGCCGAGGACGCGGCGGACCGCCGCCTCGACCGCGACTGGGACCTGCCGGACGACCCGGCCGATCCGGACTACCCCGACTACCCCGACTACCCGTCGAAGCCCACCGCCCCGGACCACGGCCAGGGCTTCGACTCCGCCGTCCCCTTCGGCAGCACCGTCAGTTACGCGAACGGCCTCCGCGTGAGCCTGTCGACGCCGGAGAAGTACGTCACGAAGCGCAAGTACATCGAGGTCGGCAACGCGGTCCGGATCGACATCAAGATCACTAACAGCTCCGACAAGCCCGTCAACGTCATCTACGCGGTTCCCTCCGTCCACGACGCACAGGGCCACCGCGCCAAGCTCGTCTTCGACGTCGACACCCCGAAGATGATCACCGGCACCATCCAGCCCGGCGCCACCGCCACCGGAACGGCCGCCTACGAGGTCCCCGAGGGCACCGCGTACGTCACCGCGGAGGTCTCCCCGGTGATCCCCGCCCCCGCCGCCCGGTTCAGCGGTCCGATCAGCTGA
- a CDS encoding CBS domain-containing protein — protein MTTAADIMHPGAQWIPAEETLDRAAQLMARLNVGALPVSDENERLCGIITDRDIVVSCVAKGHDPSVVTCRDLCQGTPRWIDAGADVSDVLDEMESHRIKRLPVIQDKRLVGMISEADLAQHLSEEQIAGFVERVYARR, from the coding sequence ATGACGACCGCCGCAGACATCATGCACCCCGGGGCCCAGTGGATCCCGGCCGAAGAAACCCTGGACCGGGCGGCTCAGCTGATGGCCCGGCTCAATGTGGGCGCCCTGCCCGTCAGCGACGAGAACGAACGCCTCTGCGGCATCATCACGGACCGCGACATCGTGGTGTCGTGCGTGGCCAAGGGGCACGACCCGTCGGTGGTCACCTGCCGTGACCTCTGTCAGGGAACTCCGCGCTGGATCGACGCCGGGGCGGACGTCTCCGACGTCCTGGACGAGATGGAGAGCCACCGGATCAAGCGGCTGCCGGTGATCCAGGACAAGAGGCTGGTCGGCATGATCAGCGAGGCGGACCTGGCCCAGCACCTCTCGGAGGAGCAGATAGCCGGCTTCGTCGAGAGGGTCTACGCCCGGCGCTGA
- a CDS encoding DUF3105 domain-containing protein — translation MASKSGKTTPDNTARQARIAEMRRADKARDRRNKIIAITASTAVVAALIGFGSWMLMSQKQKEKDAAEARKAPVSGEQSWDAKTLGRNHVDTPVSYPMNPPVGGDHSPRWMNCNGDVYTSPLPEVNAVHSLEHGAVWVTYNDKAAKADVDTLAGKVRKTPYTLMSPDKTQAGAIVLSAWGKQLTVSNAADPRVAEFFTKYVQGPQTPEPGAACTNGLAGK, via the coding sequence ATGGCCAGCAAGTCCGGCAAGACCACCCCCGACAACACCGCGCGGCAGGCCCGCATAGCCGAGATGCGCCGCGCGGACAAGGCGCGCGACCGGCGCAACAAGATCATCGCGATCACCGCCTCGACGGCGGTCGTCGCCGCCCTCATCGGCTTCGGCTCCTGGATGCTGATGAGCCAGAAGCAGAAGGAGAAGGACGCCGCCGAGGCCCGCAAGGCGCCGGTGAGCGGCGAGCAGAGCTGGGACGCCAAGACGCTGGGCCGCAACCACGTCGACACCCCGGTCAGCTACCCGATGAACCCGCCGGTCGGCGGTGACCACAGCCCCCGCTGGATGAACTGCAACGGCGACGTCTACACCAGCCCGCTGCCCGAGGTGAACGCGGTGCACTCGCTGGAGCACGGCGCGGTCTGGGTCACGTACAACGACAAGGCCGCCAAGGCCGATGTGGACACGCTGGCCGGGAAGGTCCGCAAGACCCCGTACACGCTGATGAGCCCGGACAAGACGCAAGCCGGGGCGATCGTGCTCAGCGCCTGGGGCAAGCAGCTGACCGTGAGCAACGCGGCCGACCCCCGGGTGGCGGAGTTCTTCACCAAGTACGTGCAGGGCCCGCAGACCCCCGAGCCGGGCGCGGCCTGCACCAACGGGCTGGCCGGAAAGTGA
- the glnA gene encoding type I glutamate--ammonia ligase translates to MDKQQEFVLRTLEERDIRFVRLWFTDVLGFLKSVAVAPAELEQAFDEGIGFDGSAIEGFARVYESDMIAKPDPATFQILPWRAEAPGTARMFCDILMPDGSPSYADPRYVLKRILNKTSDLGFTFYTHPEIEFFLLKDKPLDGTRPVPADNSGYFDHTPQNVGMDFRRQAITMLESMGISVEFSHHEGAPGQQEIDLRYADALSTADNIMTFRLVMKQVALEQGVQATFMPKPFSEYPGSGMHTHLSLFEGDRNAFYESGAEYQLSKVGRSFIAGLLRHAAETAAVTNQWVNSYKRIWGGSSRTAGSGGEAPSYICWGHNNRSALIRVPMYKPGKTGSSRIEVRSIDSGANPYLTYAVLLAAGLKGIEEGYELPAGADDDVWALSDAERRAMGIEPLPQNLGEAISLMERSELVAETLGEHVFDFFLRNKKQEWEEYRSEVTAFELRKMMPVL, encoded by the coding sequence ATGGACAAGCAGCAGGAATTCGTCCTCCGGACGCTTGAGGAGCGTGACATCCGCTTCGTGCGCCTGTGGTTCACCGACGTACTGGGCTTCCTCAAGTCCGTCGCGGTCGCGCCCGCGGAACTGGAGCAGGCCTTCGACGAGGGCATCGGCTTCGACGGCTCCGCGATCGAGGGCTTCGCCCGGGTCTACGAGTCGGACATGATCGCCAAGCCGGATCCGGCCACCTTCCAGATACTGCCGTGGCGCGCCGAGGCCCCCGGCACCGCCCGGATGTTCTGCGACATCCTGATGCCGGACGGCTCCCCGTCGTACGCGGACCCCCGGTACGTCCTCAAGCGCATCCTCAACAAGACCTCCGACCTGGGCTTCACCTTCTACACCCACCCGGAGATCGAGTTCTTCCTGCTCAAGGACAAGCCGCTGGACGGCACCCGCCCGGTGCCCGCGGACAATTCCGGCTACTTCGACCACACGCCGCAGAACGTCGGCATGGACTTCCGCCGCCAGGCGATCACCATGCTCGAATCGATGGGCATCTCGGTCGAGTTCAGCCACCACGAGGGCGCCCCCGGCCAGCAGGAGATCGACCTGCGCTACGCCGACGCGCTGTCCACGGCCGACAACATCATGACCTTCCGCCTGGTCATGAAGCAGGTCGCCCTGGAGCAGGGCGTGCAGGCCACCTTCATGCCGAAGCCGTTCTCGGAGTACCCGGGCTCGGGCATGCACACCCACCTCTCCCTCTTCGAGGGCGACCGCAACGCGTTCTACGAGTCGGGCGCCGAGTACCAGCTCTCGAAGGTCGGCCGGTCCTTCATCGCGGGCCTGCTCAGGCACGCCGCGGAGACCGCCGCCGTCACCAACCAGTGGGTCAACTCCTACAAGCGCATCTGGGGCGGCTCCTCCCGCACCGCCGGCTCGGGCGGCGAGGCCCCCTCGTACATCTGCTGGGGCCACAACAACCGCTCGGCCCTGATCCGCGTCCCGATGTACAAGCCGGGCAAGACCGGCTCCTCCCGCATCGAGGTCCGCTCGATCGACTCGGGCGCCAACCCGTACCTGACGTACGCCGTCCTCCTCGCGGCGGGCCTCAAGGGCATCGAGGAGGGCTACGAACTCCCGGCCGGCGCCGACGACGACGTCTGGGCGCTCTCCGACGCCGAACGCCGCGCGATGGGCATCGAACCCCTGCCCCAGAACCTCGGCGAGGCCATCTCCCTGATGGAACGCAGCGAACTGGTCGCAGAGACCCTCGGCGAGCACGTCTTCGACTTCTTCCTGCGCAACAAGAAGCAGGAGTGGGAGGAGTACCGCTCCGAGGTCACCGCCTTCGAGCTCCGCAAGATGATGCCGGTGCTGTAG
- a CDS encoding DUF305 domain-containing protein — MGRRVSRTYVGAGAAVVVAALFAVGATVATANGGDGDGGSAASRAPALYSADAGFARDMAVHHQQAVEMSFIVRDRTKDEAVRSLAYDIANTQANQRGMLLGWLDLWGLPKVVADEPPMSWMGSGDGHGMSGHDMGGQDMSGHDMGGATTKPGALMPGMATKEELERLGSAEGRDAEVFYLQLMTDHHKGGVAMAQGCASQCATPAERKLAEGMVAAQRSELTLMADMLRQRGAAPRG, encoded by the coding sequence CTGGGCCGGCGGGTCTCCCGTACGTACGTGGGCGCGGGCGCGGCGGTCGTCGTCGCCGCGCTGTTCGCGGTGGGGGCCACGGTCGCCACCGCGAACGGCGGGGACGGGGACGGCGGTTCCGCCGCTTCGCGGGCGCCGGCGCTCTACTCGGCGGACGCGGGCTTCGCCCGGGACATGGCGGTGCACCACCAGCAGGCCGTGGAGATGTCCTTCATCGTCCGGGACCGCACCAAGGACGAGGCGGTCCGCAGCCTCGCCTACGACATCGCCAACACCCAGGCCAACCAGCGGGGCATGCTGCTGGGCTGGCTCGACCTGTGGGGCCTGCCGAAGGTGGTGGCGGACGAACCGCCGATGTCGTGGATGGGCAGCGGCGACGGGCACGGCATGTCCGGGCACGACATGGGCGGACAGGACATGTCCGGGCACGACATGGGCGGCGCGACCACCAAGCCGGGCGCGCTGATGCCCGGCATGGCCACCAAGGAGGAGCTGGAGCGGCTGGGCTCGGCCGAGGGCCGGGACGCGGAGGTGTTCTACCTCCAGCTCATGACCGACCACCACAAGGGCGGCGTCGCCATGGCCCAGGGCTGCGCGAGCCAGTGCGCGACCCCGGCCGAGCGGAAGCTGGCCGAGGGGATGGTGGCGGCACAGCGCTCGGAGCTCACCCTGATGGCCGACATGCTCAGGCAGCGCGGGGCCGCCCCGCGCGGCTGA
- a CDS encoding NAD+ synthase has protein sequence MPQLRLALNQIDSHVGNIAANADSVVHWTRHSAEQGAHLVAFPEMMLTGYPVEDLALRGSFVEASRQALRDLAQRLAAEGLGELPVIVGYLDRAERAAQRLGLPPGSPENAAAVLHRGEVVLRFAKHHLPNYGVFDEFRYFVPGDTQPVIRVRGVDVALAICEDLWQEGGRVPATRSAGAGLLVSINASPYERNKDDLRLELVQKRAQEAGCTLAYLAMIGGQDELVFDGDSIVVGADGEVIARAPQFSEGCVLVDLDLPAARADAPEGVVEDGLRIDRVILSEEPVEPYEPVVAGGYAERLDDDEEVYDALVVGLRAYVKKNGFRSVLIGLSGGIDSALVAAIACDAIGAQNVYGISMPSKYSSDHSKGDAAELARRTGLNLRTVPIESMFDAYMGSLGLSGLAEENLQSRLRGTMLMAVSNQEGHIVLAPGNKSELAVGYSTLYGDSVGAYGPIKDVYKTVIFRLAEYRNRAAAARGETPPIPENSIVKPPSAELRPGQVDTDSLPDYPVLDAILELYVDRDRGLEEIVAAGYDRELVAKTLRMVDTAEYKRRQYPPGTKISAKGFGKDRRLPITNGWREHA, from the coding sequence GTGCCTCAACTACGCCTCGCTCTGAATCAGATCGACTCGCACGTCGGCAACATCGCCGCCAACGCCGACTCGGTCGTCCACTGGACCCGGCACTCCGCCGAGCAGGGCGCCCACCTGGTGGCGTTCCCGGAGATGATGCTGACCGGGTACCCCGTCGAGGACCTCGCCCTGCGCGGCTCCTTCGTCGAGGCCTCCCGCCAGGCGCTGCGCGACCTCGCGCAGCGCTTGGCGGCCGAGGGCCTCGGCGAGCTGCCGGTCATCGTCGGCTACCTCGACCGCGCCGAGCGGGCCGCGCAACGGCTCGGCCTGCCGCCCGGCTCTCCGGAGAACGCGGCCGCCGTCCTGCACCGCGGCGAGGTCGTGCTGCGCTTCGCCAAGCACCACCTGCCCAACTACGGCGTCTTCGACGAGTTCCGCTACTTCGTGCCGGGCGACACCCAGCCGGTCATCCGGGTCCGCGGCGTCGACGTGGCGCTGGCCATCTGCGAGGACCTGTGGCAGGAGGGCGGGCGCGTCCCGGCCACCCGCTCCGCCGGGGCCGGTCTGCTGGTGTCGATCAACGCCTCGCCGTACGAGCGCAACAAGGACGACCTGCGCCTGGAGCTGGTCCAAAAGCGCGCCCAGGAAGCCGGCTGCACGCTGGCGTACCTGGCGATGATCGGCGGCCAGGACGAGTTGGTCTTCGACGGCGACTCGATCGTCGTCGGCGCCGACGGCGAGGTCATCGCGCGCGCCCCGCAGTTCTCCGAGGGCTGCGTGCTGGTCGACCTCGACCTGCCCGCCGCCCGCGCGGACGCCCCGGAGGGCGTGGTCGAGGACGGTCTGCGGATCGACCGGGTGATCTTGTCCGAGGAGCCGGTGGAGCCGTACGAGCCGGTCGTGGCGGGCGGCTACGCCGAGCGTCTCGACGACGACGAGGAGGTGTACGACGCGCTGGTCGTGGGCCTGCGCGCGTACGTCAAGAAGAACGGTTTCCGTTCCGTGCTGATCGGCCTGTCCGGCGGCATCGACTCCGCGCTCGTCGCCGCCATCGCCTGCGACGCCATCGGCGCGCAGAACGTGTACGGCATCTCGATGCCCTCGAAGTACTCCTCGGACCACTCCAAGGGCGACGCGGCCGAGCTGGCCCGGCGTACCGGCCTCAACCTCCGTACCGTGCCGATCGAGTCGATGTTCGACGCGTACATGGGGTCGCTGGGCCTGTCGGGCCTGGCCGAGGAGAACCTGCAGTCCCGGCTGCGCGGCACCATGTTGATGGCGGTGTCCAACCAGGAGGGCCACATCGTGCTGGCCCCCGGCAACAAGTCGGAACTGGCCGTCGGTTACTCGACCCTCTACGGGGACTCCGTCGGCGCCTACGGCCCGATCAAGGACGTCTACAAGACGGTGATCTTCCGCCTTGCGGAGTACCGCAACCGGGCCGCCGCCGCGCGCGGCGAGACCCCGCCGATCCCGGAGAACTCGATCGTCAAGCCGCCGAGCGCCGAGCTGCGCCCGGGCCAGGTGGACACGGACTCGCTGCCGGACTACCCGGTGCTGGACGCGATCCTGGAGCTCTACGTGGACCGCGACCGGGGGCTGGAGGAGATCGTCGCGGCCGGCTACGACCGCGAGCTGGTCGCCAAGACCCTCCGGATGGTGGACACGGCCGAGTACAAGCGCCGCCAGTACCCGCCGGGCACCAAGATCTCCGCGAAGGGCTTCGGCAAGGACCGCCGCCTGCCCATCACCAACGGCTGGCGCGAGCACGCGTAG